Proteins from a single region of Megachile rotundata isolate GNS110a chromosome 7, iyMegRotu1, whole genome shotgun sequence:
- the LOC100880492 gene encoding T-cell activation inhibitor, mitochondrial isoform X1: MYCALGRCFCRRDAVRALSTGEVSTALRPFYFTVHPDLFGQYPTQRTVNENSLKQLSSIIENLQQHRPIRPTTLPFYLRSKDEKEVKAGKFTLVQIQLKEKDLRKTILSILKTCDLPTTFVDQIQEQKPPDGTNYKSRFWQRKGYAGENIDFSELEDDPIYASIIMKRKINLEPDTLKAYLEKHINEVHVKLEACRPMREEVQKLEKILCTELGLKHIVWDCGWNIAHYRGCLLAFKALAEHHPEPMQVLQNRTLVFANDTGISLEGNVMLNSGEVRHNWLDLIKNIQKYDVVLLRLPAFEKAVSQVLLDIKVGRRVLYMCRKFMPKVMVSQYERQLRQLTTTLSDYRGRRNYPKVWPTNLSTYEIVIEAEAGPLMLSPTGQFIVPSSCPSFLLVNFITENLDEATKRLHHYNNIKYVERELHDKAVKQLGLTALNKDDSITPDLMIQCCERLLLHKNVLAPLLEGVMLWVTHYYSVMSDGVLCIPWDWKL, encoded by the exons atgtattgTGCATTGGGAAGATG TTTTTGCAGAAGAGATGCGGTAAGAGCTTTGAGCACGGGTGAGGTATCTACCGCACTTCGACCTTTTTACTTTACAGTTCACCCTGACCTTTTCGGACAATATCCTACACAAAGA actGTAAATGAAAATTCTTTAAAACAATTAAGTTCTATCATAGAAAATTTGCAACAACATAGACCTATCAGACCTACTACTTTGCCATTTTATTTACGATCAAAGGATGAAAAAGAAGTCAAAGCTGGTAAATTTACTTTAGTACAAATACAGTTAAAAGAGAAGGATCTAAGGAAAACTATACTTTCGATTCTAAAGACGTGTGATTTGCCAACCACATTTGTGGATCAAATTCAGGAACAAAAGCCACCAGATGgtacaaattataaatcaaGATTTTGGCAAAGAAAAGGATATGCTGGAGAAAACATAGATTTTTCAGAATTAGAAGATGATCCCATTTATGCATCTATtataatgaaaagaaaaattaatttagaacCAGATACTCTTAA AGCATACTTAGAGAAACATATTAATGAAGTACACGTGAAATTGGAAGCATGTAGACCGATGCGGgaagaagtacaaaaattagaaaaaatattatgcaCTGAATTAGGTTTAAAACATATTGTATGGGATTGTGGATGGAACATAGCTCACTATAGAGGATGTTTATTAGCTTTCAAGGCATTAGCTGAACATCATCCTGAACCAATGCAAGTACTACAAAACAGAACACTTGTTTTTGCCAATGATACAGGCATTAGTCTAGAAGGAAACGTTATGTTGAATTCAGGTGAAGTGAGACACAATTGGCTCGAT ttaattaaaaatatccaGAAGTATGATGTGGTACTGTTAAGATTACCAGCTTTTGAGAAGGCAGTTTCACAAGTACTTCTCGACATTAAAGTTGGTCGACG GGTGCTCTATATGTGCAGGAAATTCATGCCAAAAGTAATGGTTAGTCAGTATGAACGGCAACTCCGACAACTTACTACAACCCTCTCGGATTACCGAGGTcgacgaaattatccaaaagtCTGGCCAACAAATTTATCTACTTATGAGATTGTAATCGAAGC TGAAGCAGGCCCTTTAATGCTCTCTCCTACTGGACAGTTTATAGTTCCATCTTCATGTCCAAGTTTTCttttagtaaattttattaCTGAAAATTTAGATGAAGCCACAAAGAGATTACATCACTATAATAA CATCAAATACGTCGAACGTGAACTTCATGATAAGGCTGTTAAACAATTGGGTTTAACTGCTCTTAATAAAGATGACAGTATCACTCCAGATTTGATGATACAATGTTGCGAGCGTTTATTGTTGCACAAAAACGTTTTAGCTCCGTTATTAGAAGGTGTCATGCTTTGGGTGACACATTATTACTCTGTCATGAGTGATGGTGTTTTATGTATACCATGGGATTGGAAACTTTAA
- the LOC100880492 gene encoding T-cell activation inhibitor, mitochondrial isoform X2 has product MYCALGRCFCRRDAVRALSTGEVSTALRPFYFTVHPDLFGQYPTQRTVNENSLKQLSSIIENLQQHRPIRPTTLPFYLRSKDEKEVKAGKFTLVQIQLKEKDLRKTILSILKTCDLPTTFVDQIQEQKPPDGTNYKSRFWQRKGYAGENIDFSELEDDPIYASIIMKRKINLEPDTLKAYLEKHINEVHVKLEACRPMREEVQKLEKILCTELGLKHIVWDCGWNIAHYRGCLLAFKALAEHHPEPMQVLQNRTLVFANDTGISLEGNVMLNSGEVRHNWLDLIKNIQKYDVVLLRLPAFEKAVSQVLLDIKVGRRKFMPKVMVSQYERQLRQLTTTLSDYRGRRNYPKVWPTNLSTYEIVIEAEAGPLMLSPTGQFIVPSSCPSFLLVNFITENLDEATKRLHHYNNIKYVERELHDKAVKQLGLTALNKDDSITPDLMIQCCERLLLHKNVLAPLLEGVMLWVTHYYSVMSDGVLCIPWDWKL; this is encoded by the exons atgtattgTGCATTGGGAAGATG TTTTTGCAGAAGAGATGCGGTAAGAGCTTTGAGCACGGGTGAGGTATCTACCGCACTTCGACCTTTTTACTTTACAGTTCACCCTGACCTTTTCGGACAATATCCTACACAAAGA actGTAAATGAAAATTCTTTAAAACAATTAAGTTCTATCATAGAAAATTTGCAACAACATAGACCTATCAGACCTACTACTTTGCCATTTTATTTACGATCAAAGGATGAAAAAGAAGTCAAAGCTGGTAAATTTACTTTAGTACAAATACAGTTAAAAGAGAAGGATCTAAGGAAAACTATACTTTCGATTCTAAAGACGTGTGATTTGCCAACCACATTTGTGGATCAAATTCAGGAACAAAAGCCACCAGATGgtacaaattataaatcaaGATTTTGGCAAAGAAAAGGATATGCTGGAGAAAACATAGATTTTTCAGAATTAGAAGATGATCCCATTTATGCATCTATtataatgaaaagaaaaattaatttagaacCAGATACTCTTAA AGCATACTTAGAGAAACATATTAATGAAGTACACGTGAAATTGGAAGCATGTAGACCGATGCGGgaagaagtacaaaaattagaaaaaatattatgcaCTGAATTAGGTTTAAAACATATTGTATGGGATTGTGGATGGAACATAGCTCACTATAGAGGATGTTTATTAGCTTTCAAGGCATTAGCTGAACATCATCCTGAACCAATGCAAGTACTACAAAACAGAACACTTGTTTTTGCCAATGATACAGGCATTAGTCTAGAAGGAAACGTTATGTTGAATTCAGGTGAAGTGAGACACAATTGGCTCGAT ttaattaaaaatatccaGAAGTATGATGTGGTACTGTTAAGATTACCAGCTTTTGAGAAGGCAGTTTCACAAGTACTTCTCGACATTAAAGTTGGTCGACG GAAATTCATGCCAAAAGTAATGGTTAGTCAGTATGAACGGCAACTCCGACAACTTACTACAACCCTCTCGGATTACCGAGGTcgacgaaattatccaaaagtCTGGCCAACAAATTTATCTACTTATGAGATTGTAATCGAAGC TGAAGCAGGCCCTTTAATGCTCTCTCCTACTGGACAGTTTATAGTTCCATCTTCATGTCCAAGTTTTCttttagtaaattttattaCTGAAAATTTAGATGAAGCCACAAAGAGATTACATCACTATAATAA CATCAAATACGTCGAACGTGAACTTCATGATAAGGCTGTTAAACAATTGGGTTTAACTGCTCTTAATAAAGATGACAGTATCACTCCAGATTTGATGATACAATGTTGCGAGCGTTTATTGTTGCACAAAAACGTTTTAGCTCCGTTATTAGAAGGTGTCATGCTTTGGGTGACACATTATTACTCTGTCATGAGTGATGGTGTTTTATGTATACCATGGGATTGGAAACTTTAA
- the Cdc16 gene encoding cell division cycle protein 16, with the protein MARQSVNTDCEKMHNLLDNKNIDLDNCRKLIKSYIDLHLYSAALFWADKVVSLSNEDPKDICTLAHCMYLMKQYHRAAHLIRSRGLEKSDVMCHYLTVRSLLEAKEYNEALHVIKESEICTNMTQSSFTDRTDIFEDAPKNVQSSILYVKGRVYEAMDNRAVATDCYKQALHCDVYSYQAFEALVQNQMLSASEEKELLESLPFSEQCTEAEAELLRLLYESKLKKYQEPSKKQTLVTCSVMGVLVTDRLLDNLDMEVAKAERLYYNCDYHKCFSLTERILKKDPYHNSCLPIHIACLVELKKTNALFYLAHKLVDLYPDMALAWFAVGCYYYSIGKSDPARRYLAKATALDRLFGPAWLAYGHSFAVENEHDQAMAAYFKASQLMKGCHLPLLYIGLECGLTNNLKLADKFFQQAQGIASNDPFVIHEMGVISFYNLDYKTAERQFKEAMKRIQGGLKDVILPSKWEALLNNLGHTCRKMKKYEEALEYHQQALVLNPLNPSTYSAVGFIHALMGNTQEAVDAFHRALGLRRDDTFTTTMLTYVMEQLIEESPPYPDAPIDIPKYKFPEARHQETDNTGTLDTANTITGSANQDIDKLRVNLFSGWGEDSNKTEDNTSDKVEHNSREVVVNYSSDISSEVEMLDSSTAHIE; encoded by the exons ATGGCGCGTCAGAGTGTTAATACAGATTGTGAAAAAATGCATAATTTGTTAGATAATAAAAACATTGACTTGGATAATTGCAGAAAACTAATTAAATCGTATATTGATCTG CATTTGTACAGTGCAGCTTTGTTTTGGGCAGATAAAGTTGTTTCGTTAAGCAACGAAGATCCTAAAGACATATGTACTTTGGCACATTGTATGTATCTAATGAAACAGTATCATCGAGCTGCTCATCTTATTAGGAGCAGGGGGTTAGAAAAG TCGGATGTAATGTGCCATTATTTAACTGTAAGAAGTCTTTTAGAAGCAAAAGAATATAATGAAGCCTTACATGTCATTAAGGAATCAGAGATTTGTACAAATATGACACAATCAAGTTTTACAGATCGTACAGATATATTTGAAGATGCTCCCAAAAAT GTACAGAGTTCAATACTGTATGTAAAAGGAAGAGTATATGAAGCTATGGATAATCGTGCAGTAGCAACTGACTGTTATAAACAAGCCCTACACTGTGATGTATATTCTTATCAGGCATTTGAAGCATTAGTTCAGAATCAGATGCTTTCAGCTTCTGAAG aaaaagaaCTATTGGAATCTCTCCCATTTAGTGAGCAATGTACAGAAGCGGAAGCAGAGCTTTTACGATTATTGTATGAAAGTAAATTAAAGAAATATCAGGAACCCAGTAAAAAACAAACACTAGTAACTTGTAGTGTAATGGGAGTTCTTGTCACGGATAGGCTATTAGACAATTTGGACATGGAAGTTGCAAAAGCTGAAAGATTATATTACAATTGTGATTATCATAAATGCTTCTCGCTTACAGAAcg aatattaaaaaaagatcCCTATCATAATTCGTGTTTACCAATACACATTGCCTGTTTAGTGGAATTAAAAAAAACGAATG ctttattttatttggcaCATAAGTTAGTTGATTTATATCCAGACATGGCATTAGCATGGTTTGCAGTTGGATGTTACTATTATAGTATAG gcAAAAGTGACCCGGCTCGAAGATACTTAGCAAAAGCTACAGCATTAGATAGATTATTTGGTCCTGCTTGGTTAGCTTATGGACATTCATTTGCAGTAGAAAATGAACATGATCAAGCAATGGCTGCTTATTTTAAAGCATCTCAGTTAATGAAAGGTTGTCATCTGCCACTTTTATACATTGGACTTGAATGTGGCTTGACGAATAATCTTAAATTGGCTGATAAGTTTTTCCAACAGGCTCAAGGAATAGCTTCAAATGATCCATTTGTCATACATGAAATGGGAGTTATATCTTTTTACAATTTAGA TTACAAAACTGCTGAACGGCAATTTAAGGAAGCCATGAAAAGAATTCAAGGTGGTCTGAAGGATGTTATTCTACCTAGTAAATGGGAAGCACTTCTAAATAATTTGGGTCACACATgtagaaaaatgaagaaatatgaAGAAGCATTGGAATATCACCAACag GCATTGGTGTTAAATCCATTAAATCCATCAACTTATTCAGCGGTAGGTTTCATTCATGCATTGATGGGAAATACACAAGAAGCAGTTGATGCATTTCACAGAGCACTTGGTCTTAGAAGAGATGACACATTTACAACAACAATGTTAACTTACGTTATGGAGCAACTGATAGAAGAATCACCTCCATATCCtg ATGCACCTATCGACATTCCGAAGTATAAATTTCCTGAAGCTAGACATCAAGAAACGGACAATACAGGAACACTGGACACTGCAAATACTATAACCGGGTCGGCCAATCAAGACATCGATAAATTAagagtaaatttattttctggaTGGGGAGAAGATTCGAATAAAACCGAAGACAATACTTCTGATAAAGTAGAACACAATTCGCGAGAGGTGGTTGTTAACTATTCCAGTGATATAAGTTCCGAAGTTGAAATGTTGGATTCATCTACTGCGcatatagaataa